From one Halosimplex rubrum genomic stretch:
- a CDS encoding Cdc6/Cdc18 family protein: MDIDARIKRRQRRTDGRRLVEDYESLSPVAHVDEPSDRGPTLERLLDHLDPVFDGQLPGNAYVSGPAGAGKSAVVTALFSHLDRLSTETRSIIHTSTRAATPTSPAFAYLDLRETTSEFAFYHAVLDALVEESVPDHGISTAELRERLHDLLGGSRTGVVVVVDHVGEPEGTGDEELVELFAGLPSNVSWLAVGRRDPEDVPLTEYTATEIAVDRYRRETLVDLLMTRASLGLARQGLDHELARRIAEWADGNAHDAMAALFVAAVRATEDERARLTEADVTAAVEEVPRGSVSLGRVLALPANKQLVLRELVDLDPEDRASVTATTEAIGATPSVDLSPGTVKRYLYEMAEVGVVERVQSEVTNEQGRPPSRVELRFPPTAFRRLYDLRE, translated from the coding sequence ATGGACATCGACGCGCGCATCAAACGACGACAGCGCCGGACCGACGGCCGCCGCCTCGTCGAGGACTACGAGTCGCTCTCGCCGGTCGCCCACGTCGACGAGCCCTCGGACCGCGGGCCGACGCTCGAACGCCTGCTCGACCACCTCGACCCCGTCTTCGACGGGCAACTTCCGGGCAACGCCTACGTCTCCGGCCCGGCCGGCGCCGGGAAGTCGGCCGTCGTGACCGCCCTGTTCTCCCACCTCGACCGACTGTCGACCGAGACCCGCTCTATCATCCACACGAGCACGCGCGCGGCGACGCCGACCTCCCCCGCGTTCGCCTACCTCGACCTGCGCGAGACCACCAGCGAGTTCGCCTTCTACCACGCGGTCCTCGACGCGCTTGTCGAGGAGTCGGTCCCCGACCACGGCATCTCGACCGCAGAGCTACGCGAGCGGCTCCACGACCTGCTCGGCGGGTCGCGCACCGGCGTCGTCGTCGTCGTCGACCACGTCGGCGAGCCCGAGGGAACCGGCGACGAGGAGCTGGTGGAACTGTTCGCCGGCCTCCCGAGCAACGTGAGTTGGCTCGCCGTCGGCCGTCGCGACCCCGAGGACGTGCCGCTGACCGAGTACACCGCGACCGAGATCGCCGTCGACCGCTACCGCCGGGAGACGCTCGTCGACCTGCTGATGACCCGCGCCTCGCTCGGGCTGGCCCGCCAGGGCCTCGACCACGAACTCGCCCGCCGGATCGCCGAGTGGGCCGACGGCAACGCTCACGACGCGATGGCCGCGCTGTTCGTCGCCGCCGTTCGCGCCACCGAAGACGAGCGGGCCCGGCTCACCGAGGCGGACGTGACCGCCGCGGTCGAGGAGGTCCCCCGCGGGTCCGTCTCGCTCGGCCGCGTGCTCGCGCTCCCGGCGAACAAACAGCTCGTCCTCCGGGAACTGGTCGATCTGGATCCCGAGGACCGGGCCTCCGTCACCGCGACGACCGAGGCCATCGGCGCCACCCCTTCGGTCGACCTCTCGCCGGGGACCGTCAAGCGCTACCTCTACGAGATGGCCGAGGTCGGCGTCGTCGAGCGCGTCCAGTCGGAGGTCACCAACGAACAGGGCCGGCCGCCGAGCCGCGTCGAACTCCGCTTCCCGCCGACGGCGTTCCGCCGGCTGTACGACCTGCGGGAGTGA
- a CDS encoding ROK family protein has protein sequence MATYAGVDLGATNIRAVVGDETGRVVASRRTGTPQGPNGIAVTEAVLDALRGAADEAAVDPTRIAAVGIGSIGPLDLAEGAIDNPANLPDTIDRIPLTGPVGELVDSDDIYLHNDTTAGVIGERFYSDRNPDDMIYLTISSGIGAGVCVDGSVIGGWDGNAGEVGHMTVDPNGFMTCGCGVDGHWEAYCSGNNIFRYAQRLHDEDPVDTSMPMESADFSSADVFAHAAEGDEFAEYVLDQVTQWNVIAVANMTDAYAPLVIYVGGAVTLNNPDRVLDPLRERLDDVVFGNVPDVQLTTLGDDVVVKGALASAMTGGTGDRSRVRSN, from the coding sequence ATGGCCACCTACGCAGGGGTCGACCTCGGCGCGACGAACATCCGCGCCGTCGTGGGGGACGAGACGGGGCGGGTCGTCGCGTCGCGACGCACGGGGACGCCGCAGGGACCGAACGGCATCGCGGTCACGGAGGCGGTCCTCGACGCGCTCCGCGGCGCCGCCGACGAGGCGGCCGTCGACCCGACGCGTATCGCCGCGGTCGGCATCGGCTCTATCGGCCCGCTCGACCTCGCGGAGGGGGCGATCGACAACCCCGCGAACCTCCCCGACACGATCGACCGGATCCCGCTCACCGGCCCCGTCGGCGAACTCGTCGACAGCGACGACATCTACCTGCACAACGACACCACCGCCGGCGTCATCGGCGAGCGCTTCTACTCCGACCGCAACCCCGACGACATGATCTATCTCACGATCTCCAGCGGCATCGGCGCCGGCGTCTGCGTCGACGGCAGCGTCATCGGCGGCTGGGACGGCAACGCCGGCGAGGTCGGGCACATGACGGTCGACCCCAACGGCTTCATGACCTGCGGCTGCGGCGTCGACGGTCACTGGGAGGCCTACTGCTCGGGCAACAACATCTTCCGCTACGCCCAGCGGCTCCACGACGAGGACCCCGTCGACACGTCGATGCCGATGGAGAGCGCCGACTTCTCTTCCGCGGACGTGTTCGCTCACGCCGCGGAGGGCGACGAGTTCGCCGAGTACGTCCTCGACCAGGTGACCCAGTGGAACGTCATCGCCGTCGCGAACATGACCGACGCCTACGCGCCGCTGGTCATCTACGTCGGCGGCGCCGTCACGCTCAACAACCCCGACCGCGTCCTCGACCCGCTCCGCGAGCGACTCGACGACGTGGTCTTCGGCAACGTCCCGGACGTGCAACTCACCACGCTCGGCGACGACGTGGTCGTCAAGGGCGCCCTCGCCAGCGCGATGACCGGCGGCACCGGCGACCGCTCGCGCGTTCGCTCGAACTGA
- the pyk gene encoding pyruvate kinase: MRSAKIVCTLGPASESEETIEALAETGMSVARMNASHGTPEHRRELVDRIRTVDRRTDRPVAAMLDLPGPEVRTAPIREEITLEGGSTVRFVEGDEATPEEIGVSHDISAVDPGDVVLLDDGRIETTVESVDDGVVTATVENGGDLGARKGVNVPGVELGLPVITDQDREELRVAAEKDVDFVAASFVRDGDDVYEISAALDELGADIPIIAKIEREVAVENLEGIIDAAYGVMVARGDLGVECPLEDVPMIQKRIIRTCHEEGVPVITATEMLDSMVTARRPTRAEASDVANAVLDGTDAVMLSGETAIGDHPVRVVETMNRIVRDVEESPEYAENREQRVPNADETQTDALARSARFLARDIDAAAIVAASESGYTALKAAKFRPSIPIVASTPSEEVRRRLALSWGIIPQSSPYTADGADAVINDAVQSALDTGAADSGDTVVVVSGMMTELEGVNTANMLKVHVASETIASGRSVVEGLVSGELHWTADGDLTGVPEGAILAVPEDFDGEFAGDVEKLGGVIDRHGGMTSYAAIVARELEVPMISNASLPREVESGTVVTLDAERGIVYDEAIQSRARERASERDL, translated from the coding sequence ATGCGCAGCGCGAAGATAGTGTGTACGCTGGGGCCGGCCAGCGAGTCCGAGGAGACGATCGAGGCGCTCGCCGAGACCGGCATGTCGGTCGCGCGGATGAACGCGAGCCACGGCACGCCCGAACACAGGCGGGAACTCGTCGACCGTATCCGAACGGTCGACCGCCGGACCGACCGTCCGGTCGCGGCGATGCTCGATCTGCCGGGCCCGGAGGTCCGGACGGCGCCGATCCGCGAGGAGATCACGCTCGAAGGCGGGTCGACGGTCAGGTTCGTCGAGGGCGACGAGGCGACGCCGGAGGAGATCGGCGTCTCCCACGACATCTCCGCCGTCGACCCGGGCGACGTGGTCCTGCTGGACGACGGGCGCATCGAGACGACCGTCGAGTCGGTCGACGACGGGGTCGTGACCGCGACCGTCGAGAACGGCGGCGACCTGGGGGCGCGCAAGGGGGTCAACGTCCCCGGCGTGGAACTCGGGTTGCCGGTCATCACCGACCAGGACCGGGAGGAACTGCGGGTGGCCGCGGAGAAGGATGTCGACTTCGTCGCGGCGAGTTTCGTCCGCGACGGCGACGACGTCTACGAGATCAGCGCCGCGCTGGACGAACTCGGCGCGGACATCCCGATCATCGCGAAGATAGAACGGGAGGTCGCCGTCGAGAACCTGGAGGGGATCATCGACGCGGCCTACGGCGTGATGGTCGCCAGGGGCGACCTCGGCGTGGAGTGCCCGCTGGAGGACGTGCCGATGATCCAAAAGCGGATCATCCGGACGTGCCACGAGGAGGGCGTGCCCGTCATCACCGCGACGGAGATGCTCGACTCGATGGTAACGGCGCGCAGGCCCACCCGCGCGGAGGCGTCGGACGTGGCCAACGCGGTTCTCGACGGCACCGACGCGGTGATGCTCTCGGGCGAGACGGCCATCGGCGACCACCCCGTCCGGGTGGTCGAGACGATGAACCGGATCGTCCGCGACGTGGAGGAGTCCCCGGAGTACGCGGAGAACCGCGAGCAGCGCGTGCCGAACGCCGACGAGACCCAGACCGACGCGCTCGCCCGCTCGGCCCGCTTTCTCGCCCGGGACATCGACGCGGCGGCGATCGTCGCGGCCAGCGAGTCCGGCTACACGGCGCTGAAGGCCGCGAAGTTCCGGCCGTCGATCCCGATCGTCGCCTCGACGCCGAGCGAGGAGGTCCGACGCCGACTCGCGCTATCCTGGGGGATCATCCCGCAGAGTTCGCCCTACACCGCCGACGGCGCCGACGCGGTCATCAACGACGCCGTCCAGTCGGCGCTGGACACCGGCGCGGCCGACAGCGGCGACACCGTGGTCGTCGTCTCGGGGATGATGACCGAGTTGGAGGGCGTGAACACGGCGAACATGCTGAAGGTCCACGTCGCCTCGGAGACCATCGCGTCCGGTCGATCGGTCGTGGAGGGGCTGGTCTCCGGCGAGTTGCACTGGACGGCGGACGGCGACCTCACCGGGGTTCCGGAGGGCGCGATCCTCGCGGTCCCGGAGGACTTCGACGGGGAGTTCGCCGGCGACGTCGAGAAGCTCGGCGGGGTGATCGACCGCCACGGCGGCATGACCAGTTACGCGGCGATCGTCGCCCGGGAGCTCGAAGTGCCGATGATCTCCAACGCGTCGCTGCCCCGCGAGGTCGAATCGGGGACCGTCGTGACGCTGGACGCCGAGCGCGGCATCGTCTACGACGAAGCGATCCAGAGTCGCGCGCGCGAGCGCGCGTCCGAACGGGACCTGTAG
- a CDS encoding TrkH family potassium uptake protein, with amino-acid sequence MSTGIRVDWRASVSLTGSVVKWLTVPMLFPVALALYYGRGIEAFLVTVPLALAVGYSLERLHDDPGEALGAREGFLMVALTWLLVSLVGAVPYLAEGWLTAYGSASTLRWPVNAFFESMSGFTTTGSTVMGTISFEGHSRALMMWRQLSQWLGGMGIVVLAIAILPELSVGGAQLMDAEAPGPGIEKLTPRIAETARTLWGLYIGLTALEILGLYLFHRLGMAPEMTPYNAVAHGFTTMPTGGFSPEAHSIEAFSAVVQWFVVPFMVAAGTNFALFWHCWNRDLRTVAGDVEFGSYLGIIGVLSALVAGLLFTGPGHDALVGALEPSVRHAVFQVVSIVTTTGYASMDFNLWGENAKYVLLFAMFVGGSAGSTGGSVKVIRWVVIVKSLFRELFTTIHPEAVQPVRLGDQAIDEGTIRGVYAFTLLYLVIFGVAAVLVVVIGHTAEPLSAFEATSAVAATLGNVGPGVGAVGPMANFGGFPAVSKLLMVFLMWIGRLEVFPVLVLLTRAYWRS; translated from the coding sequence ATGAGTACCGGAATCCGCGTCGACTGGCGGGCGAGCGTCAGCCTCACCGGCAGCGTCGTCAAGTGGCTCACGGTACCGATGCTGTTCCCGGTCGCGCTGGCGCTGTACTACGGCCGGGGGATCGAGGCGTTCCTCGTGACCGTCCCCCTGGCGCTGGCGGTCGGGTACTCGCTGGAACGGCTCCACGACGACCCCGGAGAAGCGCTGGGCGCCCGGGAAGGGTTCCTGATGGTCGCGCTCACGTGGCTGCTCGTCAGCCTCGTCGGCGCCGTCCCCTATCTCGCCGAGGGGTGGCTGACCGCCTACGGGTCGGCCTCGACGCTGCGGTGGCCGGTCAACGCCTTCTTCGAGTCGATGAGCGGGTTCACAACCACGGGGTCGACCGTGATGGGCACCATCTCCTTCGAGGGTCACTCCCGGGCACTGATGATGTGGCGCCAGCTCTCCCAGTGGCTCGGTGGCATGGGCATCGTCGTCCTCGCGATCGCCATCCTCCCCGAACTCTCGGTCGGCGGCGCCCAGCTGATGGACGCCGAGGCGCCCGGCCCGGGTATCGAGAAGCTCACCCCGCGGATCGCCGAGACCGCCCGCACGCTCTGGGGACTGTACATCGGTCTGACCGCCCTGGAGATCCTCGGGCTGTACCTCTTTCACCGGCTGGGGATGGCCCCGGAGATGACGCCGTACAACGCCGTCGCCCACGGGTTCACGACGATGCCGACGGGCGGATTCTCCCCGGAGGCACACTCGATCGAGGCTTTCTCGGCCGTCGTCCAGTGGTTCGTCGTCCCGTTCATGGTCGCCGCGGGGACGAACTTCGCGCTCTTTTGGCACTGCTGGAACCGCGACCTGCGGACCGTGGCCGGGGACGTGGAGTTCGGCTCCTATCTGGGCATCATCGGCGTGCTCTCGGCGCTGGTCGCCGGGCTCCTCTTCACCGGTCCGGGCCACGACGCGCTCGTGGGCGCCCTCGAACCGTCGGTTCGCCACGCGGTCTTTCAGGTCGTCTCGATCGTCACCACGACGGGCTACGCCAGCATGGACTTCAATCTCTGGGGGGAGAACGCCAAGTACGTCCTCCTGTTCGCCATGTTCGTCGGCGGTTCGGCGGGCAGCACCGGCGGGTCGGTCAAGGTCATCCGCTGGGTGGTGATCGTCAAGTCGCTGTTCCGAGAGCTGTTCACCACGATCCACCCCGAGGCCGTCCAGCCCGTTCGGCTCGGCGACCAGGCCATCGACGAGGGGACCATCCGCGGCGTCTACGCCTTCACGCTGCTGTATCTCGTCATCTTCGGCGTCGCGGCCGTCCTCGTCGTCGTCATCGGCCACACGGCGGAGCCGCTGTCGGCGTTCGAAGCGACCAGCGCAGTCGCCGCTACCCTCGGGAACGTCGGCCCGGGCGTCGGCGCCGTCGGCCCAATGGCGAACTTCGGGGGATTCCCCGCCGTCTCGAAACTGCTGATGGTGTTCCTGATGTGGATCGGCCGTCTGGAGGTCTTCCCCGTGCTCGTCCTGCTCACGCGGGCCTACTGGCGGTCGTGA
- a CDS encoding HVO_0649 family zinc finger protein, with translation MRHHTTRSALEQLTEYYDDTELVCPECGFEDEEGHWRSETDGNVVEYTHECPECGAVGEHTLTVRRD, from the coding sequence TCGGCGCTCGAACAGCTCACGGAGTACTACGACGACACGGAGCTGGTCTGTCCGGAGTGTGGCTTCGAGGACGAGGAGGGCCACTGGCGGAGCGAGACGGACGGTAACGTGGTCGAATACACGCACGAGTGTCCGGAGTGCGGTGCGGTCGGCGAGCACACGCTCACGGTCCGGCGCGACTGA